A portion of the Collinsella aerofaciens genome contains these proteins:
- a CDS encoding exodeoxyribonuclease VII small subunit, translating to MPEGSVRNFDEISDRLDQIIATVRSKDTSLERSLDLFDEAIELGSRAVDMVDKFELTPREANKLEQEYDEDAANESQDS from the coding sequence ATGCCAGAGGGTTCTGTCCGCAACTTTGACGAGATCTCGGACCGTCTGGATCAGATCATCGCTACCGTTCGCTCCAAGGATACGTCCCTGGAGCGTTCGCTCGATCTGTTTGACGAAGCGATTGAGCTGGGTTCCCGCGCGGTCGATATGGTCGACAAGTTTGAGTTGACGCCGCGTGAGGCCAATAAGCTCGAGCAGGAATACGATGAGGATGCGGCAAACGAATCCCAGGATAGCTAG
- a CDS encoding MurR/RpiR family transcriptional regulator, which yields MTDSSKSALSLISTHQGYSESEQRIVDYILEHQSEAPRLTAAQLSRAAATSEATVSRFCRKLGFGSFRSFQFSLARDLESQRNEGLTDEVSLYNMEQSLKNILAAKVSELNATIDGIDHDTLAAVVHALKHAGVIEFAAVGNTNAVALDATFKFSQLGLRCMASTISETSIGFALTLRPGDVIVLISNSGKSRRLNRMAKAARNCGATVVVISSDSKSPLARLADYTFNTVNHEALLTTGDFAFSKISATMIIEVIYNFLLPEIEDAREHISYYEELIQPDKVVE from the coding sequence ATGACCGATAGTAGCAAGAGCGCACTTTCCCTCATAAGCACCCATCAGGGATACAGCGAGTCCGAGCAGCGCATTGTCGACTATATATTGGAGCACCAGTCCGAGGCGCCGCGCCTCACGGCCGCTCAGCTCTCACGCGCCGCCGCCACGTCCGAGGCGACCGTTTCGCGCTTCTGCCGCAAGCTTGGCTTTGGCAGCTTCCGCAGCTTTCAGTTTTCGTTGGCGAGGGATTTGGAAAGCCAGCGCAACGAGGGCCTGACTGACGAGGTCTCGCTCTACAATATGGAGCAGAGCCTCAAGAACATCTTGGCTGCCAAGGTGAGCGAGCTTAATGCGACCATCGACGGAATCGACCACGATACGCTGGCGGCTGTTGTGCATGCCCTTAAGCATGCAGGGGTTATTGAGTTTGCAGCTGTGGGCAATACGAACGCGGTCGCGCTCGATGCGACGTTTAAGTTTTCGCAGCTGGGCCTGCGCTGCATGGCGAGCACCATTAGCGAGACATCAATCGGCTTTGCGCTCACGTTACGCCCGGGTGACGTCATCGTGCTAATCTCAAACTCCGGCAAATCGCGCCGACTGAATCGCATGGCAAAAGCGGCTCGCAACTGCGGCGCAACCGTAGTCGTCATCAGCAGCGACAGCAAATCCCCGCTCGCACGTCTGGCAGACTACACTTTTAATACCGTCAACCACGAAGCGCTGCTGACGACAGGCGACTTTGCGTTCTCTAAGATCAGCGCCACGATGATCATCGAAGTAATCTACAACTTCCTGCTGCCCGAGATTGAAGACGCTCGCGAGCATATCAGCTACTACGAGGAGCTCATCCAGCCGGATAAGGTTGTGGAGTAA
- the efp gene encoding elongation factor P, giving the protein MPTISTADFKNGLGLRIKDKVYTIVEFQHVKPGKGGAFVRYKTRDIKSGRVVENTCNAGTKFESVMLTTREFQYLYNDGTDYIFMDNESYEQVPVPEDMVGENSKWLRENDICQLLFADDELMGVTPPMFIETTIVQTDPGFKGDTVQGSTKPATIDTGAVIQVPMYLNEGEVIKVDTRDGKFVSRV; this is encoded by the coding sequence ATGCCTACCATTTCTACCGCCGACTTCAAGAACGGCCTCGGTCTCCGCATCAAGGACAAGGTCTACACCATCGTCGAGTTCCAGCATGTCAAGCCGGGCAAGGGCGGCGCGTTTGTGCGCTACAAGACCCGCGACATCAAGAGCGGCCGCGTCGTCGAGAACACCTGCAACGCCGGCACTAAGTTCGAGAGCGTCATGCTCACCACCCGTGAGTTCCAGTACCTCTACAACGATGGCACCGACTACATCTTCATGGACAACGAGTCCTATGAGCAGGTTCCCGTTCCCGAGGACATGGTGGGCGAGAACTCCAAGTGGCTGCGCGAGAACGACATCTGCCAGCTGCTCTTCGCCGACGATGAGCTCATGGGCGTGACTCCGCCGATGTTCATCGAGACCACCATCGTCCAGACCGACCCGGGCTTTAAGGGCGACACCGTCCAGGGTTCCACCAAGCCGGCCACGATCGACACCGGCGCTGTCATCCAGGTCCCCATGTACCTCAACGAGGGCGAGGTCATCAAGGTTGACACCCGCGACGGCAAGTTCGTCTCCCGCGTCTAG
- a CDS encoding TlyA family RNA methyltransferase yields MKRVRLDDELISQGICADRADALRTLMAGLVSSGGERLTSPGLKVTPGLPLHVKGRIPYVGRGGLKLEGALDAFCTDPTGLACLDVGCSTGGFTDCLLKRGAATVVSVDVGRAQFDWSLRQDDRVTLHERTNVTQLPELGYAGAIDLAVCDVSFTSIANIIDAVLACLKPSGSFCTLVKPQFEAPASLVGEGGIVTDPAVRVDTLVAVIELFAAKSLFPVDVCVSPIHGAKGNVEFFLYGTRFAPGERTDDELQSQVSVLSEKAATL; encoded by the coding sequence ATGAAACGCGTGCGTCTTGATGACGAACTGATTTCACAGGGCATCTGCGCCGATCGCGCGGATGCCCTTCGCACTCTTATGGCCGGCTTGGTCTCGAGTGGCGGCGAGCGCTTGACTTCGCCGGGCCTAAAGGTGACGCCGGGCCTACCGCTGCACGTTAAAGGGCGCATTCCGTACGTTGGACGCGGCGGCCTTAAGCTCGAGGGTGCGCTCGATGCGTTTTGTACCGATCCCACGGGCCTTGCCTGCCTGGACGTAGGCTGCTCTACCGGCGGCTTTACCGATTGCCTGCTCAAGCGCGGAGCTGCGACCGTTGTCTCGGTGGACGTGGGTCGCGCACAGTTCGATTGGTCGTTGCGTCAGGACGATCGCGTGACGCTGCATGAGCGCACCAACGTGACGCAGCTGCCTGAGCTTGGCTATGCCGGCGCCATCGACCTGGCTGTTTGTGATGTCTCGTTTACCAGCATCGCGAATATCATCGACGCCGTGCTGGCGTGCCTGAAGCCTTCGGGTTCGTTCTGCACGCTCGTAAAGCCGCAGTTTGAGGCACCGGCGTCGCTGGTGGGTGAGGGCGGTATCGTGACCGACCCCGCCGTGCGTGTCGACACGCTCGTTGCGGTCATCGAGCTGTTTGCCGCGAAGAGCTTGTTCCCGGTCGACGTGTGCGTGTCGCCCATCCATGGCGCCAAGGGCAACGTCGAGTTTTTCCTGTACGGCACGAGGTTTGCCCCCGGCGAGCGCACCGACGATGAGCTGCAATCCCAGGTATCGGTTTTGAGCGAGAAAGCTGCAACGCTATGA
- a CDS encoding DNA repair protein RecN, with protein sequence MIDELQVSNIALIREATLVPSAGLTVLTGETGAGKTALLSALKLILGERADSSTVREGEALASVEARLFDGPHDTEGFTVQRSLSAEGRSRVKIDGRIASVRELSERVGVMMDLCGQHEHQRLLDPAHHVAMVDAWAGRAALEALEKYRACFKASRVAANEVRRVEEASRAQGSRVEEARFALERIGEVDPKPGECEELEELLPRSEHAEVLVATANDAHASLAAEGGALDAVNSAVAELSRMASVDRKLGDIADALSDACISLEDSANELRAYRDGVAFDPRELARMRERYSDLKGLLRQWGPTMDDVFAMRERSQELLSLVDDGDEQIKKAREALGSAERELFAAAKALKRARNTAAPRFCHEVGRQMARLEMGGAELVWESRDLPRAEWTPVGPSSYELLYRSGAGLTPRPLRRIASGGELSRVMLASKVVLGNADGVDTLVFDEVDAGVGGSTARALAGVLADLAATHQVIVVTHLAQVAVMADKHYVVSKEPGDVPQTHLDEVTGEARTAEIARMLSGDQSEASLAHAKQMLEEARG encoded by the coding sequence ATGATCGATGAGCTGCAGGTTTCTAACATTGCACTCATTCGTGAGGCGACGCTGGTGCCGAGTGCCGGCCTGACTGTCCTGACCGGCGAGACCGGTGCCGGCAAGACCGCGCTGCTCTCGGCGCTCAAGCTCATATTGGGCGAGCGCGCGGATTCGTCGACGGTGCGCGAGGGCGAGGCGCTGGCGAGCGTCGAGGCACGCCTGTTCGACGGTCCGCACGACACGGAGGGGTTCACCGTACAGCGTAGCCTTTCTGCCGAGGGCCGCAGCCGCGTAAAAATTGACGGCCGCATCGCCAGCGTGCGTGAGCTTTCGGAGCGCGTCGGCGTGATGATGGATCTTTGCGGTCAGCACGAGCACCAGCGCTTGCTCGATCCGGCGCATCATGTTGCCATGGTCGATGCCTGGGCTGGGCGCGCAGCGCTTGAGGCGCTCGAGAAGTATCGCGCCTGTTTTAAGGCTTCGCGTGTCGCCGCCAACGAGGTTCGACGTGTCGAAGAGGCCTCGCGTGCGCAGGGGAGTCGCGTCGAGGAGGCGCGCTTTGCCCTCGAGCGCATCGGCGAGGTCGACCCCAAGCCAGGCGAGTGCGAGGAGCTCGAGGAGCTGCTGCCGCGCTCCGAACATGCCGAGGTACTGGTTGCCACTGCTAACGATGCCCATGCATCGCTTGCCGCCGAAGGAGGAGCGCTCGATGCCGTGAACAGCGCCGTGGCAGAGCTTTCCCGTATGGCTAGCGTCGATCGCAAACTGGGTGACATTGCCGATGCGCTTTCGGATGCCTGTATATCCCTTGAGGATAGCGCGAACGAGCTTCGTGCCTATCGCGATGGCGTCGCCTTCGACCCGCGCGAGCTCGCTCGCATGCGTGAGCGGTATTCCGACCTCAAGGGTCTGTTGCGTCAGTGGGGTCCCACCATGGACGATGTTTTTGCCATGCGCGAACGCTCACAAGAGTTGCTGTCTCTGGTCGATGATGGCGATGAACAGATCAAAAAGGCGCGTGAGGCACTCGGGAGCGCCGAGCGCGAGTTGTTTGCCGCCGCCAAGGCACTTAAGCGCGCGCGGAATACCGCAGCCCCGCGCTTTTGCCACGAGGTCGGCCGTCAGATGGCGCGCCTGGAGATGGGTGGCGCCGAGCTCGTCTGGGAGTCGCGCGATCTTCCGCGTGCTGAGTGGACGCCCGTTGGTCCTTCGAGCTACGAGCTGCTATACCGCAGCGGTGCCGGTTTGACGCCGCGCCCCCTGCGTCGAATTGCGTCGGGCGGCGAGCTCAGCCGCGTCATGCTGGCAAGCAAGGTTGTCCTCGGTAACGCGGATGGTGTCGATACGCTGGTGTTTGACGAGGTCGATGCTGGTGTCGGTGGCTCCACGGCGCGTGCGCTCGCGGGCGTGCTGGCAGATCTCGCCGCTACGCATCAGGTGATTGTCGTAACCCACTTGGCGCAGGTCGCCGTCATGGCCGACAAACATTATGTTGTCAGTAAGGAACCGGGCGATGTTCCCCAGACGCATTTGGACGAGGTGACCGGCGAAGCGCGTACCGCCGAGATCGCCCGCATGTTGAGCGGCGATCAGTCCGAGGCGAGCTTGGCCCACGCCAAGCAGATGCTTGAAGAAGCTCGAGGCTAG
- a CDS encoding M24 family metallopeptidase — MSEFAAGPAGRIERVRALMAERGYDAIVVRDEANLRWLTGVKGVFDYTFEFPHAAFITADQCLFHTDSRYLNSFEENTPAGSPWVYDMDEGTIPGWVAGKIAANKCRVCAVEDDMQINFYQGIQRGLEDRSVACMLPLMHDDIRKMRAIKDAEEIELMRHAQSITDAAFQHMLGFIKPGMTEKQVRNELENFMFANGADSLAFGSIVASGPNTANPHAVPSDRVIEKGDFVLMDYGAGYCDYRSDMTRTVVMGEPTQEQLDLYALVRRTHEECVAAIHPGVEGNDIFKLSKKIIGDAGYGDYYNHGLGHGVGIDIHELPNFNRSKNTIEIGSVITMEPGVYLPGVGGVRLEDYGVVTENGYEPFTKTPHDLHVIDC, encoded by the coding sequence ATGTCTGAGTTTGCTGCCGGTCCTGCCGGTCGTATCGAGCGTGTCCGTGCCCTGATGGCCGAGCGTGGCTACGACGCCATCGTGGTGCGCGACGAGGCCAACCTTCGTTGGCTTACGGGCGTGAAGGGCGTCTTCGACTACACCTTTGAGTTCCCGCACGCTGCGTTTATTACGGCCGACCAGTGTCTGTTCCACACCGACTCGCGCTACCTCAACAGCTTTGAGGAGAATACGCCCGCCGGCAGCCCCTGGGTCTACGACATGGACGAGGGCACCATCCCCGGTTGGGTCGCTGGTAAGATCGCGGCCAACAAGTGCCGCGTCTGCGCTGTCGAGGACGATATGCAGATTAATTTCTACCAGGGCATTCAGCGCGGCCTAGAGGACCGCTCCGTCGCCTGCATGCTGCCGCTGATGCACGACGACATCCGCAAGATGCGCGCCATCAAGGATGCCGAGGAGATCGAGCTCATGCGCCACGCACAGTCGATCACCGACGCCGCCTTCCAGCACATGCTCGGCTTTATTAAGCCCGGTATGACCGAGAAGCAGGTTCGTAACGAGCTCGAGAACTTTATGTTCGCCAACGGCGCCGACAGCCTTGCCTTCGGCTCCATCGTGGCGAGCGGCCCCAACACCGCCAACCCCCATGCCGTGCCGAGCGACCGCGTGATCGAGAAGGGCGATTTCGTTCTCATGGATTACGGCGCGGGCTACTGCGATTATCGCTCCGACATGACACGCACTGTTGTGATGGGCGAGCCCACGCAGGAGCAGCTTGACCTGTACGCGCTCGTGCGCCGTACGCACGAGGAGTGCGTCGCCGCCATCCATCCGGGCGTCGAGGGCAACGACATTTTCAAGCTTTCCAAGAAGATCATCGGCGATGCCGGCTATGGCGATTACTACAACCATGGTCTGGGCCACGGCGTGGGCATTGACATCCACGAGCTGCCCAACTTCAACCGCAGCAAGAACACCATTGAGATCGGCTCGGTTATCACCATGGAGCCCGGCGTGTACCTGCCCGGCGTGGGCGGCGTGCGCCTGGAGGACTACGGCGTGGTCACCGAGAACGGTTACGAGCCCTTCACCAAGACGCCGCATGACCTTCACGTCATCGATTGCTAG
- a CDS encoding 3-dehydroquinate synthase family protein, with protein MIRRQLINFQNRSVDVRVGLGAFEELSRMFASAVGKPKRAMVVWNDATSERFGEAVEHALVDAGFAVSLLVLEVSPAGATLADADTVFGALSANGITCDDLVVAVGDTATCSVVCWCANQWCGRTECALLPTTFDAMLTVATTMKPLVSSSANALPAIAFRPEPGLVVCDLDLVREADPEDLKLGYAVLVGTMLSSSKSRWNQFTETVPEILAGEEVALVNAVQWSQTARKDVLMATNPSARHALDFGKTGERTLRSCLGDAASQVPAYQLLSEGMRFEARLAHDACDFDIDYVFEVDDCLEDFGIEELAFDLEPDAYIEEFRRQQFVRSNRSMLPLPAALGAIRLTSVEDEVLDRHAHAYLASRKELL; from the coding sequence ATGATTCGCCGCCAACTTATCAATTTCCAAAACCGCAGTGTCGATGTTCGCGTCGGATTGGGCGCGTTCGAGGAACTGTCGCGCATGTTTGCCTCGGCTGTGGGCAAGCCTAAGCGCGCGATGGTGGTTTGGAACGACGCCACATCCGAGCGTTTTGGCGAGGCTGTCGAGCATGCGCTGGTTGACGCCGGTTTTGCCGTGTCGCTGCTCGTCCTCGAGGTTTCACCTGCTGGTGCTACGCTTGCCGATGCCGATACCGTCTTTGGCGCCCTGTCGGCTAACGGCATTACCTGCGACGATCTCGTTGTCGCTGTCGGCGACACGGCGACCTGCTCGGTCGTTTGCTGGTGTGCCAATCAGTGGTGCGGTCGCACCGAGTGCGCCTTGCTGCCGACGACGTTCGACGCCATGCTCACGGTCGCGACGACCATGAAGCCGCTCGTTTCCTCGTCGGCGAATGCGCTTCCCGCTATCGCGTTCCGTCCCGAGCCGGGCTTGGTCGTGTGTGACCTCGACCTTGTTCGCGAGGCGGACCCCGAGGACCTCAAGCTCGGCTATGCGGTACTTGTTGGCACCATGCTTTCGAGCAGCAAGTCCCGCTGGAATCAGTTTACCGAGACCGTTCCCGAGATTCTCGCGGGCGAGGAGGTCGCGCTCGTCAATGCCGTTCAGTGGTCTCAGACTGCCCGCAAGGACGTACTGATGGCCACGAACCCGAGCGCCCGCCATGCGCTCGATTTTGGCAAGACGGGAGAGCGTACCCTGCGCTCCTGCTTGGGCGATGCCGCTTCGCAGGTCCCTGCCTACCAGCTGCTGTCCGAGGGCATGCGTTTTGAGGCGCGTCTAGCACATGATGCCTGCGACTTCGATATCGATTACGTCTTTGAGGTCGATGACTGCCTGGAGGACTTTGGTATCGAGGAGCTCGCCTTCGATCTGGAGCCTGACGCATATATCGAGGAGTTCCGCAGGCAGCAGTTTGTCCGCTCGAACCGTAGCATGTTGCCGCTGCCCGCGGCGCTCGGCGCCATTCGTCTAACGAGCGTTGAGGACGAGGTTCTCGACCGCCATGCTCACGCCTACTTGGCTTCTCGCAAAGAACTTCTCTAA
- the nusB gene encoding transcription antitermination factor NusB encodes MSLKVYRGRTLARSQALQLLFQAEATDSPLERVLEGDFLISKGPLDPYALELCRGAYEHIDRIDCALRSVAKNWDLMRMPGADRNLLRIAVYEMRFLTDEEVSDAIVINEAVELAKAYGTDQSASFVNGVLGKIARSEELPGEDLYQELLAEDRAREEAEAAEAAAKVAVAQAEAGVLAEDADAAEAVVDSFEE; translated from the coding sequence TTGAGCCTTAAGGTTTATCGCGGGCGCACGCTTGCCCGCAGTCAGGCGCTGCAGCTGCTGTTCCAGGCCGAGGCCACGGACAGCCCGCTCGAGCGCGTCCTCGAGGGCGATTTCCTGATTTCGAAGGGTCCCCTCGACCCCTATGCGCTGGAGCTGTGCCGCGGTGCCTACGAGCATATCGACCGCATCGACTGCGCTCTGCGCTCCGTTGCCAAGAACTGGGATCTTATGCGCATGCCCGGCGCCGACCGCAATCTGCTGCGTATCGCCGTCTATGAGATGCGTTTCCTCACCGACGAGGAGGTCTCGGACGCCATCGTGATCAACGAGGCCGTCGAGCTTGCCAAGGCCTATGGCACCGACCAGTCCGCGTCGTTCGTCAACGGCGTGCTGGGCAAGATCGCTCGCAGCGAGGAGCTGCCGGGCGAGGACCTGTACCAGGAGCTGTTGGCCGAAGATCGCGCTCGCGAGGAGGCCGAGGCTGCCGAGGCTGCCGCTAAGGTTGCTGTTGCTCAGGCTGAGGCTGGCGTGCTGGCCGAGGATGCGGACGCCGCCGAGGCTGTCGTCGACTCCTTCGAGGAGTAG
- a CDS encoding NAD(+)/NADH kinase: MKVFLVPNYYKQEAVESGLMLELWLSRQGYEVAWAADQRSKIQSAPDVDDADLVITLGGDGTLLRAARILNHREIPILGLSYGHLGFLTAASPEERDILQVVSDALSGELHVSRRATIAADIVSVREDGTKDVVRTFALNDMALTRGPLSDMVEFDITVSGHHIDRLRGDGVVVSTATGSTGYALSAGGPIVSPDYTGMVCVPIAPHTIQARAFLTSPSDVVEIFMSDDRPSVPAIAIDGQFITCDGTVESVAVRRGPGDVLLLDYGPESFYNSVSRVFYGVRHDR; the protein is encoded by the coding sequence ATGAAGGTCTTTCTGGTTCCCAATTACTACAAGCAGGAGGCGGTCGAGAGCGGCCTGATGCTCGAGCTTTGGCTTTCGCGCCAGGGCTACGAGGTCGCATGGGCTGCTGATCAGCGTTCCAAGATCCAGAGTGCGCCCGATGTTGACGATGCCGACCTGGTCATTACGCTCGGCGGTGACGGTACGCTGCTGCGCGCTGCCCGCATCCTCAACCATCGTGAGATTCCTATCCTCGGTCTTTCCTATGGTCATTTGGGTTTTTTGACGGCCGCGAGTCCCGAGGAGCGCGACATTTTGCAGGTCGTGAGCGATGCCTTGTCCGGTGAGCTCCATGTGAGTCGCCGCGCCACTATCGCCGCCGATATCGTTTCGGTGCGCGAAGACGGCACGAAGGATGTTGTGCGCACGTTTGCCCTCAACGACATGGCGCTTACGCGCGGGCCCCTGTCCGATATGGTCGAGTTCGACATCACGGTGTCCGGCCATCATATCGACCGCCTGCGCGGTGACGGCGTGGTTGTATCGACGGCGACCGGCTCCACCGGCTACGCGCTTTCCGCCGGCGGCCCCATCGTCAGTCCCGATTACACGGGCATGGTCTGTGTGCCCATCGCTCCGCATACCATTCAGGCTCGCGCCTTTTTGACCTCGCCGAGCGATGTCGTCGAGATCTTTATGTCCGATGATCGCCCGAGCGTTCCGGCGATCGCCATCGATGGACAATTTATTACCTGCGATGGCACGGTCGAGAGCGTGGCTGTGCGCCGTGGTCCCGGCGATGTGCTGCTGCTGGATTACGGTCCCGAGAGCTTCTATAACTCGGTGAGCCGCGTGTTCTACGGAGTGCGTCATGATCGATGA
- a CDS encoding Asp23/Gls24 family envelope stress response protein, whose product MPQEIKIDGIGISPDVLTAIVSRAVSDVEGIASVGVKDLATNLVSMMLSSKAPASEPAVEAEVIGDKLALTVRVVVFFGYPFKKLAEAVRAAVVAAIDAQVGVEVERVDVCIDGLVFPKE is encoded by the coding sequence ATGCCCCAGGAAATCAAGATTGACGGCATCGGCATTTCGCCCGATGTTCTGACCGCCATCGTCTCGCGCGCCGTGTCGGATGTCGAGGGCATCGCCTCCGTTGGCGTCAAGGACCTTGCCACCAACCTTGTCTCCATGATGCTCTCGTCCAAGGCCCCGGCTTCCGAGCCGGCGGTCGAGGCCGAGGTCATCGGCGACAAGCTCGCACTCACCGTGCGTGTCGTGGTGTTCTTTGGCTATCCGTTCAAGAAACTCGCCGAGGCCGTTCGCGCCGCCGTGGTCGCCGCCATCGATGCCCAGGTGGGCGTTGAGGTCGAGCGCGTTGACGTTTGCATCGACGGCCTCGTTTTCCCCAAGGAGTAA
- a CDS encoding shikimate kinase: MSQHIKHGCDHIFFIGFLGAGKSTLARNVGTMFKRRFIDTDRLVVRRCGKSVTEIFETEGEDRFRELETSALRSLQSERSLLVSCGGGIVETPVNIELMHEMGTCVYLEGDFEDSLRQIRRSDTRPDFRSPEHAARLFEHRRPLYRQAADITLDIRNKSFEDVSYLCAEMLLERGLL, translated from the coding sequence ATGTCTCAGCACATCAAACACGGCTGCGACCATATTTTCTTTATCGGCTTTTTGGGCGCGGGCAAATCGACGCTCGCGCGCAACGTCGGCACTATGTTCAAGCGGCGTTTTATCGATACCGATCGTTTGGTTGTGCGTCGATGTGGCAAGTCGGTGACCGAGATATTTGAGACCGAGGGCGAGGACCGTTTTCGCGAGCTCGAGACCTCGGCACTCCGTTCGCTTCAAAGCGAGCGCAGCCTGCTGGTGTCGTGCGGGGGTGGCATCGTCGAGACGCCGGTGAACATTGAACTGATGCACGAGATGGGTACATGCGTGTACCTCGAAGGCGACTTTGAGGACTCGTTGCGCCAGATTCGCCGCTCCGATACCCGGCCCGATTTCCGCTCGCCCGAGCATGCTGCGCGCCTGTTTGAGCATCGCCGTCCGCTGTATCGCCAAGCCGCCGATATTACCCTTGATATTCGCAACAAGTCCTTCGAGGACGTTTCCTACCTTTGTGCCGAGATGCTTTTGGAGCGTGGACTGCTATGA